A region from the Palaemon carinicauda isolate YSFRI2023 chromosome 16, ASM3689809v2, whole genome shotgun sequence genome encodes:
- the LOC137655326 gene encoding uncharacterized protein, which yields MSSILREWYSRGTSELIDGSESHKTKALGVQWDLATDELGVRAELVSIPRTKRDLLSAIALIYDPLGILVLVLIEGRVIMQDLCQSKIAWDIELDSDTTDRIKACAKKLSQTSGISVPRSLKVNPWESATLVQLHLFSDASIMALGVEAYLQVSDPWGNVSCRFIMGKARVALLKHVSVPRLELSAAVLAVRLGSTILTMIDFRVDGVYYWTDSTTVLRYIRNDQARYQAFVANRVSMIRESSDQEEWRYVNSERNPANHATRSKQSERWRKGPEFLLKEECFWPTEPAQMSDGVEGLEVKREIGPTGTRGYQIISYRIGLDIRQTGRLSLANISPSEKHPIILPYKGHLTDMVIQYYHEHSNHMGVMHVLSLMREKFWVVKGNAAVRRVLRRCIGCRRAHGKVNEQLMADLPHDRVESEKPSFYRTGVVLFEPFFVKLGRAQMKHWGVIFTCLNMMAIHLEVASNLTSDSFISAFRRFLDRRGQVKMVRCDCGTNIVGSWKVLDSSYEFLAGNKVGNELLRCGVEFIFNPPGASHFGGAWERFIGTVRRVLDIVLGTQQLDYEGICTLFCVV from the exons ATGTCATCCATCCTGAGGGAGTGGTACAGTAGGGGCACCTCAGAGCTTATAGATggatcagagtcacataagacaaaggctttgggagtacagtgggacttggccactgatgaattgggtgtccgGGCAGAGCTAGTTTCAATTCCAAGGACTAAGCGTGACTTGTTGTCAGCTATAGCCTTGATTTACGACCCGCTTGGTATATTAGTGCTAGTTTTGATTgagggtagggtcatcatgcaggacctctgccAATCAAAGATAGCCTGGGACATAGAATTGGACTCTGACACTACGGACCGCATCAAGGCGTGTGCAAAGAAGCTGAGCCAGACCAGCGGGATAAGTGTGCCAAGAAGCCTGAAGGTTAAtccatgggaatcagccaccctagtacagttgcatttgttctcagatgcaagcaTCATGGCTTTAGGAGTAGAGGCATATTTACAGGTCTCGGATCCATGGGGAAAtgtatcttgcagattcatcatgggaaaggcaagggtagcaTTATTGAAGCATGTTTCAGTGCCCCGCCTAGAGCTTAGTGCAGCGGTACTGGCCGTAAGACTTGGAAGCActattctgaccatgatagatttcagggtagatggggtctattattggaccgACTCAACAACCGTCTTGCGATATATTAGGAATGATCAAGCCAGATACCAGGCATTTGTGGCAAATCGTGTTTCTATGATAAGGGAGAGCAGTGATCAGGAAGAGTGGAGGTATGTTAACTCTGAGCGGAACCCAGCAAACCatgcaacacgttccaagcagtcCGAAAGGTGGAGAAAAGGGCCGGAGTTTCTGTTAAAGGAGGAGTGTTTTTGGCCAACAGAGCCGgctcaaatgtcagatggtgtggaAGGATTGGAAGTTAAGCGTGAGATAGgaccaacaggaactagaggctaccaaaTAATTAGTTACAGGATTGGGTTGGATATCAGGCAAACAG GTAGGTTATCTTTGGCAAATATCTCTCCGAGCGAAAAGCATCCAATTATTTTGCCGTATAAGGGCCActtgacagacatggtgatccagtattatcatgagcattctaaccatatgggtgtaatgcatgttCTGAGCCTGAtgagggagaaattttgggtaGTTAAGGGCAATGCAGCAGTACGGCGCGTGCTGAGAAGATGCATCGGGTGTCGCAGGGCACATGGAAAGGTTAACgagcagctaatggccgatctACCACATGATCGCGTGGAGTCGGAGAAACCTTCATTTTATCGCACCGGGGTTGTCCTTTTTGAGCCATTCTTCGTAAAGCTAGGCAGAGCACAGATGAAGCATTGGGGTGTTATATTCACTTGCTTGAACATGATGGCCATACACTTGGAGGTAGCCTCAAATCTCACATCAGACTCGttcattagtgccttcaggaggtttttggATCGTCGTGGTCAGGTCAAGATGGTTAGATGCGACTGCGGCACTAATATTGTGGGATCATGGAAAGTTCTCGACTCCAGTTATGAGTTCTTGGCAGGAAACAAGGTAGGAAATGAGTTGCTCCGGTGTGGGGTGGAATTTATTTTCAATCCTCCCGGCgcctcacattttggaggagcatgggaACGGTTTATAGGTACCGTGAGGAGGGTCCtagatatagtcttggggacacagCAATTGGATTATGAAGGGATATGCACACTCTTTTGTGTAGTGTAG
- the LOC137655327 gene encoding uncharacterized protein, with the protein MRLILSKFPSSVRDRWCRVADKIISEKKRTVLFDDLDVEVIQEVEVVGSERSNRALVVQEEGTHDKIAMFRAVRGSSIGPHMVDECHQISQIGPEEKLGAIRELGLCFGCLRSGHRSQYCRNRKSCNICNGNHPTLLHRHQEVEVVQEVEVVRSERSNRALVVQEEGAYDKIAMFRAVRGSSIGSGMSVVPLRIRSREGREVLTKAFLDNGSSTYFVSEALMQTLGCTVRQDVKVNVETINRIREVACSLVSGLSVLDYEGKICITLPPVLSASYIPINECDVVKVGDLERWPQLREIYIPDVDAEVCLLIGNNVPHLLELREVINSTRLHEPHTIRTLLGWVICGAKDKECQEHVNRIQVTSKRLELDTMLVESYNWVYDDVASNKREMSAEDRKWLEIIEKGVRTVGGSYGMPLPLRDNHGLLPETSDIALRRMHSLRKKLEKDGNYAKQYSAFITGMQQKGYAEQVTTASPGNVWYIPHFGVQHPDKPDKVRVVFDCASKVEGTSLNDLLLQGPDMMSSLLSVLVKFRGGLFAYTVDINTIFYQVRVPEHQRDYLRFFWWENSFDEEPKEWRMAVHLFRACSSPSIANFMLKQTASDFGNEFSEGARFTVANSFYVYDGLRAEDRKDALLVNLLEVKELCKKGGGDSH; encoded by the exons atgaggttAATTCTTAGCAAGTTCCCCTCTAGTGTGCGAGATCGATGGTGtagagttgctgataagattatTAGTGAGAAAAAGAGGACTGTGTTGTTTGATGATTTG GATGTAGAAGTGATCCAGGAAGTAGAAGTGGTAGGATCTGAGCGCTCAAATAGGGCCTTAGTGGTTCAGGAGGAGGGTACACATGACAAAATTGCCATGTTTAGGGCAGTTAGAGGGAgtagcattg gaccTCATATGgtggatgaatgccaccaaatatctcaaatCGGACCCGAGgaaaaactgggagccataagggagttggggctctgttttggctgtctgagaagtggtcataggtctcagtattgcagaaacaggaaaagttgtaacatatgtaatggaaatcatccaactctgttgcatcgacaccaggagGTAGAAGTGGTCCAGGAAGTAGAAGTGGTAAGATCTGAGCGCTCAAATAGGGCCTTAGTGGTTCAGGAGGAAGGTGCAtatgacaaaattgctatgttcagggcaGTTAGAGGGAGTAGCATTGGTTcagggatgtcagttgtgccgctaaggattaggtcaagggaaggaagggaggttttaacgaaggctttcttggacaatgggagttccacatactttgtctcggaagctttaatgcagaccctaggctgcACTGTGAGGCAGGacgttaaggtgaatgttgaaaccatcaacAGAATAAGGGAAGTTGCATGCAGCCTAGTCTCGggattgtcagtattggactatgagggcaagaTTTGCATTACACTCCCTCCGGTGTTAAGTGCCTCTTACATACCAATTAATGAGTGTGATGTGGTCAAGGTTGGAGATCTGGAACGCTGGCCACAATTGCGAGAGATTTACATCCCAGATGTAGATGCTGAGGTGtgtttattaattgggaacaatgtTCCTCACTTGCTCGAGCTAAGGGAAGTTATCAACTCAACACGCCTCCATGAACCACATACCATACGAACATTATTGGGCTGGGTGATATGTGGAGCAAAGGACAAAGAGTGTCAAGAGCATGTCAATAggatccaagtgacaagcaagcgTCTTGAGTTAGACACCATGCTGGTTGAAAGTTATAATTGGGTgtatgacgatgttgcatctaacaaaagggaaatgtctgcagaggacaggaaatggctagagataatagagaaaggggttagaacCGTAGGAGGAAGTTACGGGATGCCATTGCCTCTGCGCGACAATCATGGACTCTTGCCAGAAACAAGTGACATTGCATTGcgccgtatgcacagccttcgtaagaagctagagaaggatggtaactacgctaagcagtatagtgccttcatAACAGGgatgcaacagaaaggctatgctgaACAAGTGACCACAGCCAGCCCGGGAAATGTGTGGTATattcctcattttggtgtgcaacatccagacaagccagacaaggtccgtgttgtatttgactgtgcaagcaaggtggagggtaCATCATTGAACGACCTACtattgcagggacctgatatgatgaGCTCTTTGCTGAGTGTGTTGGTAAAGTTTaggggaggtctatttgcctatacagtagatataaatacaatattctatcaggtacgggtaccagagcatcagcgggactacctcaggttcttttggtgggaaaatagttttgacgaggaacccaaagagtggagaatggcagtccaccTGTTCAGGGCCTGTTCTTCTCCAAGCATTGCAAACTTCATGCTGAAACAGACAGCAAGcgactttgggaatgaattttcaGAGGGAGCACGGTTCACAGTTGCCAACAGCTTTTATGTATATGACGGCTTGAGAGCCGAGGATCGCAAAGATGCACTATTAGTCAATTTGTTAGAGGTTAAGGAGCTctgcaaaaagggggggggggattcacaTTGA
- the LOC137655328 gene encoding uncharacterized protein, whose amino-acid sequence MNEIQAIEQEEAALRSKREKLSLEEKLAEVEAEEKVLQDFEENDREITHIPRIREHTSPDISGSVRPMRLNIEASEMRLGGRRSSGGNDQGDLSNKEVMQALTSCSLKSLMPKQDIAKFDWDHTNYFRFIRSFDDVFSSQLTNDKERLRYLDLYKTGRPNEIVAACLHLEASEGYKQARKLLEERYGNLEQIASAFVDKIIKWKAIRENNAEEYDEYSVAPKTCRNAISPNYKIQKQ is encoded by the coding sequence ATGAATGAGATACAGGCCATAGAGCAAGAGGAAGCAGCGCTAAGATCTAAGAGGGAGAAGCTCAGTTTAGAGGAAAAGTTAGCTGAagtggaggcagaggagaaggTTTTACAAGATTTTGAGGAAAATGATAGGGAAATAACTCACATCCCTAGGATAAGGGAGCACACAAGCCCTGATATAAGTGGGAGTGTTAGACCCATGCGTTTGAATATAGAAGCATCTGAAATGAGGTTAGGTGGACGCCGTAGCTCGGGCGGGAATGACCAAGGGGACTTGAGCAATAAGGAAGTCATGCAGGCATTAACATCTTGCAGCCTTAAAAGTTTGATGCCCAAGCAGGATATAGCTAAGTTTGATTGGGATCATACAAACTATTTTAGGTTCATCCGCTCATTTGACGATgtctttagtagccagttgacaaatgataaggaaaggctgaggtatctggatttatacaAGACAGGCAGGCCAAATGAGATAGTGGCAGCTTGCCtccacttagaagcttcagagggctataagcaggcaaggaaATTGCTGGAGGAGCGATATGGTAACCTTGAACAAATAGCGAGCGCATTTGTGGATAAGATCATTAAATGGAAAGCTATAAGGGAAAACAACGCGGAAGAGTATGATGAGTACTCGGTGGCACCTAAAACCTGCAGAAATGCAATTTcgccgaattacaaaatccaaaaacaatga